A stretch of the Candidatus Aminicenantes bacterium genome encodes the following:
- a CDS encoding glycosyl hydrolase-related protein, which produces MKKTTIILAAIWIAVLATILAAATAREKMAGLEKVLDTRLLEWEQSLDDSRWETYKPGRSIIAPVFYLRAHFTAPALLAAKKVTGTPLALKVKMSARGLVQATFFLDDRELEQAAVHGESGTAAEADSQIALTPQADNEAHVLRIAVENRGFVPARTGYWPERRRGAPVDEGSEFVLQTAELFFPAAEPNRNVLQNWLQAFQLADTLLNPELKRFTFTGKPYDIPDMRRVDKAKLARLNAAFDRAVAAFDQQALAVGDWPRVQASLKRALRLAGDIKAYLQEFRVNLVGNAHIDIAWLWRMAETMALSKNTYQTVIANMGEYRELTYAQSQAVTYDWIEKKHPDLFRQIKEKVRAGRWEIVGGMWVEPDCNLIAGESWARQLLYGKKYFREKFGADVRIGWNPDSFGYNWNMPQLYKLGGIDSFITQKLWWNDTTVFPHFLFNWQGVDGSTILTYMPPLSYDSSLQLKDVANGISKYEATTGLKESLILYGLGDHGGGPNREILDRVRGYGKLALAPKFIHTTPSPFLQKKRSDKLDLPLWKDELYLEYHQGTFTTQGAIKKNNRRTEALLATIEKVSSIAYLLGGKYPKEKMEENWKSALTLQFHDILPGSSITPVYRDALETFKTVQEDLGRLKDGALEKIASNINTAALPGTPLLVFNPLSWERDDVVTLSIPISAISFLKGYHDLQLLDEVGHDIVFQISPMESCSCREIEISFIASKVPPLGYRVYSLVPAPKKPMEEITLERTERDFEYSGFLLENEALRVVIDDASGNITSIFDKRLNREFVAPGEEANKLWVYEDRPENWDAWNIGYTGRGWELNKAVKVELLSSGPVKTVYRIDKSFLGLSKERSYPTEDFPSSFFKQYITLYNGLDRIDIRTEADWWEDHLSLKACFPIAVKADEAYYEIPFAAIGRNTHFETLWEKARYEVPALRWADLSDEKGGIALLNDSKYGHDIHGNVMKLSLLRSPTWPDPLADRGRHEFTYSIYPHAGKWNESQVVHRGQELNQPLIARILEKHGGSLPLSYSFFGVESEGVILDAIKLAEDGSGLVFRLYEANGKAENAVLAFFRKPARVATTDLLENEFAPLQFMGNRLKLSFRPFEIKTVKVSFPPPAAGDR; this is translated from the coding sequence ATGAAAAAAACGACAATCATTCTGGCGGCGATTTGGATAGCTGTTCTTGCAACAATACTGGCGGCCGCGACGGCGCGGGAGAAGATGGCCGGGCTGGAAAAGGTTCTCGACACCCGGCTGCTGGAGTGGGAGCAGTCGCTGGACGACAGCCGCTGGGAAACGTACAAGCCTGGGCGCAGCATTATCGCCCCGGTTTTCTATCTGCGCGCCCATTTTACGGCGCCGGCGCTTTTGGCCGCCAAAAAGGTTACCGGGACGCCGCTGGCGCTGAAGGTCAAGATGAGCGCCCGCGGGCTTGTCCAGGCGACCTTTTTCCTGGACGACCGGGAACTCGAACAGGCAGCCGTCCACGGCGAGAGCGGCACCGCGGCCGAAGCCGACAGCCAGATCGCCCTGACCCCCCAGGCCGACAACGAAGCCCATGTACTGAGGATCGCGGTGGAAAACCGCGGCTTCGTCCCGGCGCGGACGGGTTATTGGCCCGAGCGCCGGCGCGGCGCCCCCGTTGACGAGGGGAGCGAGTTCGTCCTGCAAACGGCCGAGCTGTTTTTCCCGGCCGCGGAACCGAACCGCAACGTGCTGCAAAACTGGCTGCAGGCTTTCCAGCTGGCCGACACCCTGCTCAACCCCGAGTTGAAGCGCTTCACCTTTACCGGCAAGCCCTACGACATCCCCGACATGCGGCGGGTGGACAAGGCGAAGCTGGCGCGGCTCAACGCCGCTTTTGATCGAGCGGTCGCCGCCTTCGACCAACAGGCGCTCGCTGTGGGCGACTGGCCAAGGGTGCAGGCCTCGCTCAAGCGCGCGCTGCGCCTGGCCGGGGACATCAAGGCCTATCTGCAGGAGTTCCGCGTCAACCTGGTGGGCAACGCCCACATCGACATCGCCTGGCTGTGGCGCATGGCCGAGACCATGGCCCTGAGCAAGAACACCTACCAGACGGTGATCGCGAACATGGGCGAGTACCGTGAGCTCACCTACGCCCAGAGCCAGGCCGTCACCTACGACTGGATCGAGAAGAAGCACCCCGACCTGTTCCGGCAGATAAAGGAAAAGGTGCGCGCCGGCCGCTGGGAGATCGTCGGCGGCATGTGGGTCGAGCCCGACTGCAACCTGATCGCCGGCGAGAGCTGGGCGCGCCAGCTCCTCTACGGCAAGAAATATTTCCGCGAAAAGTTCGGCGCCGACGTGCGCATCGGCTGGAACCCCGACTCGTTCGGCTACAACTGGAACATGCCGCAGCTCTACAAGCTGGGCGGCATCGACAGCTTCATCACCCAGAAGCTCTGGTGGAACGACACCACCGTCTTCCCCCACTTCCTCTTCAACTGGCAGGGGGTCGACGGCAGCACCATCCTGACCTACATGCCGCCGCTGAGCTACGACAGTTCGCTGCAGCTGAAGGACGTGGCCAACGGCATCTCGAAATACGAGGCCACCACCGGCCTCAAGGAAAGCCTGATCCTGTATGGCCTCGGCGACCACGGCGGCGGCCCGAACCGCGAGATCCTCGACCGCGTGCGCGGCTACGGCAAGCTGGCGCTGGCGCCGAAGTTCATCCACACCACACCGAGCCCCTTCCTGCAGAAAAAGCGGAGCGATAAGCTGGACCTGCCGCTATGGAAAGACGAGCTCTACCTCGAGTACCACCAGGGGACCTTCACCACCCAGGGGGCGATCAAGAAGAACAACCGCCGCACCGAGGCATTGCTGGCGACGATTGAGAAAGTTTCATCGATTGCTTACCTCCTTGGCGGCAAGTATCCAAAAGAAAAAATGGAGGAAAACTGGAAGAGCGCCCTCACCCTGCAGTTCCACGACATCCTTCCCGGCTCGAGCATCACCCCGGTCTACCGCGACGCACTGGAGACTTTCAAGACGGTCCAGGAAGACCTGGGCCGGCTGAAAGATGGCGCCTTGGAAAAGATCGCTTCAAATATCAACACGGCGGCCCTTCCAGGCACGCCGCTGCTCGTTTTCAATCCCCTTTCCTGGGAGCGCGACGACGTCGTGACCTTGTCCATTCCTATAAGTGCCATATCCTTTCTGAAGGGTTACCATGATCTGCAATTGCTGGATGAAGTGGGCCACGATATCGTTTTTCAAATCAGTCCGATGGAAAGCTGCAGTTGCAGAGAGATCGAGATCAGCTTCATTGCCAGCAAGGTTCCGCCCCTGGGCTATAGGGTCTATTCACTGGTCCCTGCTCCCAAAAAGCCGATGGAAGAAATTACTTTAGAACGCACAGAAAGAGACTTTGAATATTCGGGATTTCTCTTGGAAAATGAGGCACTGCGCGTCGTGATCGATGACGCCAGCGGCAACATCACAAGCATCTTCGACAAGCGCTTGAACCGCGAGTTCGTGGCGCCGGGAGAGGAGGCCAACAAGCTGTGGGTCTACGAGGACCGGCCCGAGAACTGGGACGCCTGGAACATCGGCTACACCGGTCGCGGCTGGGAGCTGAACAAGGCCGTCAAGGTAGAGCTGCTCTCCTCCGGCCCGGTGAAGACCGTCTACCGCATCGACAAGAGTTTCCTTGGCCTCTCCAAGGAGCGCTCCTACCCGACCGAGGATTTCCCCTCTTCGTTTTTCAAACAATATATCACACTCTACAACGGATTGGACCGCATTGACATCCGCACCGAGGCCGACTGGTGGGAGGACCACCTCTCACTCAAGGCCTGCTTCCCGATCGCTGTCAAGGCCGACGAGGCTTATTACGAGATCCCCTTCGCAGCCATCGGCCGCAACACGCATTTCGAAACGCTCTGGGAAAAGGCGCGCTACGAGGTGCCGGCCCTGCGCTGGGCCGACCTGTCAGACGAAAAGGGAGGCATCGCCCTGCTTAACGACTCCAAGTACGGCCACGACATTCACGGCAACGTCATGAAGCTGTCGCTGCTGCGCTCGCCCACCTGGCCCGACCCGCTGGCCGACCGCGGCCGCCACGAGTTCACCTATTCCATCTATCCCCATGCCGGCAAATGGAACGAGAGCCAAGTCGTGCATCGCGGCCAGGAGCTCAACCAACCGCTCATCGCCCGCATCCTTGAGAAACATGGGGGATCGCTGCCATTGTCATACAGTTTCTTCGGCGTTGAGTCCGAGGGGGTGATTCTCGATGCCATCAAGCTGGCCGAGGACGGCTCGGGCCTGGTATTCCGCCTCTACGAAGCGAACGGCAAGGCGGAAAACGCCGTGCTGGCCTTTTTCAGGAAACCGGCGCGGGTCGCGACGACCGACCTGCTGGAGAACGAGTTCGCCCCGCTGCAATTCATGGGCAACCGCCTTAAGCTTTCCTTCCGCCCCTTCGAGATCAAGACCGTCAAGGTCAGCTTCCCGCCGCCGGCGGCAGGTGATCGATGA
- the typA gene encoding translational GTPase TypA produces the protein MKKFKNIAIIAHVDHGKTTLVDAMLRQAGVFRDNQAVAERVMDSNDLERERGITIFSKNAAFPYQGYKINIVDTPGHADFGGEVQRIMKMVDSALLLVDAFEGPMPQTKYVLKKSLEQGHRPIVVINKIDRPNARPDEVLDAVFDLFVELGADDQQLDFPVLYTSAKEGIARFELHDKNKNLKPLFETILRHVREPEGDRTSPFQFMASAISYDNYLGKIGTGRIHNGTVTQGEEVMLIKRNNERKPFKVTRIFTYDGILRVSVPEAVAGDIVSLAGIEEIDLGETVADIDQPVALPAMDIDEPTLAMTFAVNDSPFAGQDGRFVTSTQLHGRLRREILNNASLRLEETASKKAFLIKGRGTLQLSILIENMRREGYEFQVSKPEVICRTVSGQRCEPMELAVIDVADAYAGVVIEMLGQRKGELRNLVPGSDGYTRLEFRIPARGLIGVNNDFLTATRGTGILNHSFTGYEPFMGEMNRKTKGVLVVHEPGVSVAYGLFGLQERGSLFIGAGVPVYAGMIVGEHSKDNDLVVNVCRTKKLTNMRAAGSDDAVRLTPPRPFSLEQALDYIEDDELLEITPKNMRMRKKKLDAHSRKQDEKLKKAG, from the coding sequence ATGAAGAAATTTAAAAATATCGCCATCATCGCCCACGTCGACCACGGCAAGACGACGTTGGTCGATGCCATGCTAAGGCAGGCCGGCGTCTTCCGCGACAACCAGGCCGTCGCCGAGCGGGTGATGGACTCCAACGACCTGGAGCGCGAGCGCGGCATCACCATCTTTTCCAAGAACGCCGCCTTCCCATACCAGGGCTACAAGATCAACATCGTCGATACGCCCGGCCACGCCGATTTCGGCGGCGAGGTGCAGCGCATCATGAAGATGGTCGATTCGGCGCTGCTCCTGGTCGATGCCTTCGAGGGGCCCATGCCCCAGACCAAGTACGTGCTGAAGAAATCACTGGAGCAGGGGCACCGGCCGATCGTGGTCATCAACAAGATCGACCGCCCCAACGCCCGCCCCGACGAGGTGCTCGACGCGGTGTTCGATTTGTTCGTCGAGCTGGGCGCCGACGACCAGCAGCTCGATTTCCCGGTCCTTTACACCTCGGCCAAGGAGGGGATCGCCCGCTTCGAGCTGCACGACAAGAACAAGAACCTGAAGCCGCTTTTCGAAACCATCCTGCGCCACGTGCGCGAGCCCGAGGGCGACCGCACCAGCCCCTTCCAGTTCATGGCCTCGGCCATCAGCTACGACAACTACCTGGGCAAGATCGGCACCGGCCGCATCCACAACGGCACCGTGACCCAGGGCGAAGAGGTCATGCTCATCAAGCGTAACAACGAGCGCAAGCCCTTCAAGGTCACGCGCATCTTCACCTATGACGGCATCCTGCGCGTCAGCGTCCCCGAGGCTGTCGCCGGCGACATCGTGTCGCTGGCCGGCATCGAGGAGATCGACCTGGGCGAGACGGTGGCCGACATCGACCAGCCGGTGGCGCTTCCGGCCATGGACATCGACGAACCGACCCTGGCCATGACCTTCGCGGTCAACGACTCGCCTTTCGCCGGCCAGGATGGCCGCTTCGTGACTTCCACCCAGCTGCACGGCCGGTTGCGCCGCGAGATTCTGAACAACGCCAGCCTGCGCCTCGAGGAGACTGCTTCCAAGAAGGCCTTCCTGATCAAGGGGCGCGGCACGCTGCAGCTGTCGATCCTGATCGAGAACATGCGCCGCGAGGGCTACGAGTTCCAGGTCTCCAAGCCCGAGGTCATCTGCCGCACCGTCAGCGGTCAGCGCTGCGAGCCCATGGAGCTGGCCGTCATTGACGTCGCCGACGCCTACGCCGGCGTGGTCATCGAGATGCTCGGGCAGAGGAAGGGGGAGCTGCGCAACCTGGTCCCCGGCTCGGACGGCTATACCCGCCTCGAGTTCCGCATCCCGGCCCGCGGCCTGATCGGGGTGAACAACGACTTCTTGACCGCCACCCGCGGCACCGGCATCCTCAACCACAGCTTCACCGGCTACGAGCCGTTCATGGGCGAGATGAACCGCAAGACCAAGGGGGTGCTGGTCGTCCACGAGCCCGGGGTGTCGGTGGCCTACGGACTCTTCGGCCTGCAGGAGCGCGGCAGCCTGTTCATCGGCGCCGGCGTGCCGGTTTACGCGGGGATGATCGTCGGCGAGCACAGCAAGGACAACGACCTGGTGGTCAACGTCTGCCGCACCAAGAAGCTGACCAACATGCGCGCCGCCGGCTCCGACGACGCCGTCCGCCTGACGCCGCCGCGGCCGTTCTCGCTGGAGCAGGCCCTGGACTACATCGAAGACGACGAGCTCCTGGAGATCACGCCCAAGAACATGCGCATGCGCAAGAAAAAGCTGGACGCCCACAGCCGCAAGCAGGACGAAAAATTGAAAAAAGCCGGCTGA
- a CDS encoding N-6 DNA methylase, with amino-acid sequence MSKTFDQGREEIAKLCRYFADNRQAFLAPGVKEAHIRLSLIDPFFEALGWDLRNAAMVAPQYREVITEDSLEIEGQQKAPDYAFRVGTLSKFYTEAKKCGVNINADPGPAYQLRRYGWSAKVPLSILTDFEELGVYDCSLRPRPTDKASFGRIQYFRSEEYPDRWRELWDIFSREAVWAGAYDRYAASKRKRGTSEVDSEFLKEIEGWRDSLARNIALRNLYLGYDDLNTAVQRTIDRLIFLRMAEDRGSESYGQLLKLCERPGIYARFVGDLCRKADEKYNSGIFHFKKEEGVAESPDLLTPKLQIDDKVFKPILQNLYFENGSPYHFGVLPVEILGTVYERFLGKVIRLTADHRAKVEEKPEVRKAGGVYYTPAYIVNYIVTNTVGKMIEGKSPAQLAGGKSGQPLRVLDMACGSGSFLLGAYQCLLDHCLKWYLENRPEKHKEAVYFDSRRKFWQLTITEKKRILITHIFGVDIDLQAVEVSKLSLLLKVLEGETDETVGQSRQLFHERALPNLSNNIKCGNSLIGPDYFSGRLIPDPDEMKRVNPFDWTREFPEAMKAGGFDCVIGNPPYLFITEVSKIDREYYQTSFKTINYRFDLYGSFIEKALTQIIRTNGSLGFIIPHTLLSNDSFKSLRSLLARNTHLYQIVDLGPGIFQDAKNETMLIFFQKTTPDIKSKVEVIRTNSKEFLTKYNKSSIAQYKWADEDGNSWLVRTSQENISILERFEKQSKKLGDFCTANQGLRTGNNEKYLSNKPKGDIWKSAAGGKEIGRYLPIPKTLFVYYDPNVLDAPRRPEIFISSEKIVVQEIRNISLTRRIVATLDTDKTICLQSTNVINLKKDAHLGVYYILGILNSSAVNYFFRCRFPGNNHIPSNQLLRIPIPIPSNEQIQKDLIGFVQTILNLNYQLQNTTSDSLKLNINRHIDATDNEIDRLVYKLYGLTQTEIDMIEGSE; translated from the coding sequence ATGAGTAAAACTTTCGATCAGGGAAGGGAAGAGATAGCCAAATTATGCCGGTACTTCGCCGATAACCGACAGGCCTTTCTTGCTCCCGGAGTCAAGGAAGCCCACATCCGTCTGAGCCTGATCGATCCTTTTTTCGAGGCCTTGGGTTGGGACCTGCGCAACGCGGCCATGGTCGCGCCGCAGTATCGCGAGGTCATCACCGAGGACAGCCTGGAGATCGAGGGACAGCAGAAAGCCCCGGATTACGCTTTTCGGGTCGGCACCCTTTCCAAGTTTTACACCGAGGCCAAAAAATGCGGTGTCAATATCAATGCCGACCCCGGACCGGCTTATCAATTGCGCCGCTACGGTTGGAGCGCCAAGGTTCCCCTCTCCATCCTGACCGACTTCGAGGAGTTGGGGGTTTATGACTGTTCGCTCAGGCCCCGGCCCACGGACAAAGCAAGTTTCGGACGCATCCAATATTTCCGCTCGGAGGAATATCCTGACCGCTGGCGGGAACTTTGGGATATTTTTTCGCGCGAGGCCGTGTGGGCCGGAGCTTATGACCGTTACGCCGCTTCCAAGCGCAAGCGCGGCACTTCGGAAGTGGACAGCGAATTCCTGAAGGAGATCGAAGGCTGGCGCGATTCTCTGGCCCGCAACATCGCCCTGCGCAATCTGTATTTAGGCTATGACGATCTGAACACCGCCGTGCAGCGCACCATCGACCGCCTCATTTTCTTGCGCATGGCCGAGGACCGTGGCAGCGAGTCTTATGGCCAGTTGCTTAAACTCTGCGAACGACCCGGCATCTACGCCCGCTTCGTGGGTGACCTGTGCCGCAAGGCCGATGAAAAATACAATTCGGGAATCTTTCATTTCAAGAAAGAAGAAGGGGTCGCGGAATCACCCGACCTTCTCACTCCCAAGCTTCAGATCGACGACAAGGTGTTCAAGCCCATCCTGCAAAATCTCTATTTCGAGAACGGTTCGCCCTACCATTTCGGCGTTTTGCCGGTGGAGATCCTGGGCACGGTCTATGAGCGTTTCCTGGGCAAGGTCATCCGTCTGACCGCCGACCACCGGGCCAAAGTGGAGGAGAAGCCCGAAGTACGTAAAGCCGGCGGCGTTTACTACACTCCGGCCTACATTGTGAACTACATCGTTACAAACACTGTTGGCAAGATGATCGAAGGCAAGAGCCCGGCGCAGTTGGCCGGCGGCAAGAGCGGCCAGCCGCTGCGCGTCCTGGACATGGCCTGCGGTTCCGGTTCATTCCTCCTTGGCGCTTATCAATGTCTGCTCGACCACTGTCTGAAATGGTACTTGGAAAACCGTCCGGAAAAACACAAGGAGGCCGTTTACTTTGACAGCCGCCGCAAGTTTTGGCAGCTGACCATCACCGAGAAAAAGCGCATCCTGATCACCCATATTTTCGGCGTGGACATCGATCTCCAGGCGGTCGAGGTCTCAAAACTGTCTTTGCTGCTCAAGGTCCTGGAAGGCGAAACCGACGAAACGGTGGGCCAGTCCCGGCAGCTTTTCCACGAAAGGGCTTTGCCCAATCTCTCCAATAACATCAAGTGCGGCAACTCTCTGATCGGCCCCGACTACTTCTCCGGCCGCCTGATTCCCGACCCCGATGAAATGAAGCGCGTTAATCCCTTCGACTGGACCCGCGAGTTCCCGGAAGCCATGAAGGCAGGGGGTTTTGATTGTGTGATCGGTAATCCGCCATACTTGTTTATTACTGAAGTTTCGAAAATTGATCGTGAATATTATCAAACAAGCTTTAAAACCATAAACTATCGCTTTGATTTGTATGGATCTTTTATAGAAAAAGCTTTAACGCAGATTATTCGAACAAATGGATCTCTAGGATTTATTATCCCACATACACTCCTAAGTAATGATTCTTTCAAATCTCTACGATCTTTACTTGCAAGAAATACTCACCTGTATCAAATTGTTGACTTAGGACCAGGAATTTTCCAAGATGCAAAAAACGAAACAATGTTAATATTTTTTCAAAAGACCACTCCAGATATTAAAAGTAAGGTCGAAGTAATCCGAACAAATTCAAAGGAATTTCTTACTAAGTATAATAAATCCAGTATTGCACAATATAAATGGGCAGATGAAGATGGAAATTCATGGCTCGTCCGGACATCTCAAGAAAATATTTCCATTTTAGAGCGTTTTGAAAAACAATCAAAAAAACTAGGTGATTTTTGTACTGCTAATCAAGGGTTGCGTACAGGCAATAATGAAAAATATTTATCAAATAAGCCGAAAGGAGATATTTGGAAATCTGCCGCAGGCGGAAAAGAAATCGGGAGATATTTGCCAATTCCGAAAACTCTTTTTGTTTATTATGATCCAAATGTTTTAGACGCGCCTCGGAGACCTGAAATATTTATTTCAAGTGAAAAAATTGTTGTCCAAGAAATTCGAAATATTTCTTTAACTCGTCGAATTGTTGCAACTTTGGATACTGATAAAACAATCTGTTTGCAATCAACAAATGTAATTAACTTGAAAAAAGATGCGCACTTGGGGGTCTACTATATTCTCGGAATTCTTAACAGTTCGGCGGTTAATTATTTTTTTCGCTGTCGTTTCCCAGGAAACAATCATATCCCTTCAAATCAGTTATTGAGAATTCCGATTCCGATTCCTTCTAATGAACAAATTCAAAAGGATTTAATTGGTTTTGTGCAAACCATTCTAAATCTTAACTACCAGCTCCAAAATACCACATCCGATTCGTTAAAACTGAATATTAATCGCCATATTGATGCAACTGACAACGAAATCGATCGCTTGGTTTATAAATTGTATGGATTGACTCAGACAGAGATCGATATGATTGAAGGAAGTGAATAG
- a CDS encoding GIY-YIG nuclease family protein, translated as MKKQRKRTPLVVEHLEGISRAAIGRFPELVTEFARGKSGVYALYKGESLYYVGLAKNLRSRLHHHLRDRHAEEWNRFSIYLTRDDEHLKELESLVLRIASPKGNRTSGKFMESRDLFKLFKQKAQQMQRKELFEITGDEQVEVSKDRSERRRLGEFDTIVCPAHPEGFQEEFLGKNRWYAIRISKSVIPHLKYIAIYVSAPLHKITHYGRINSIKPYQESGKYMVKLSGKAKLIGPIVHSPGISMQGPRLAIMERLKRARTLAEAL; from the coding sequence ATGAAAAAACAACGTAAACGGACTCCGCTTGTCGTGGAGCACCTTGAAGGCATTTCTCGGGCGGCGATCGGTCGCTTTCCTGAACTGGTCACGGAATTTGCCCGCGGCAAGAGCGGTGTTTACGCGCTATACAAAGGTGAATCATTATATTATGTCGGACTGGCTAAAAACTTGCGTTCCCGCTTGCACCATCATCTGCGCGATCGTCACGCCGAGGAATGGAACCGTTTCAGCATATACCTGACCCGCGATGATGAACATTTGAAAGAGCTTGAATCTCTGGTACTCAGAATCGCTTCACCAAAAGGTAACCGCACATCAGGGAAGTTTATGGAATCCCGCGACCTCTTCAAATTATTCAAGCAAAAAGCTCAACAGATGCAGCGCAAAGAGCTTTTTGAAATTACGGGCGATGAACAAGTTGAAGTTTCAAAAGACCGCTCTGAACGTCGGCGGCTGGGAGAGTTCGATACCATCGTCTGCCCAGCCCATCCGGAAGGCTTTCAGGAAGAATTCTTAGGAAAAAACCGCTGGTACGCGATCCGCATCTCGAAAAGTGTCATTCCTCATCTTAAATACATTGCCATTTATGTCAGCGCGCCGCTGCATAAAATCACCCATTATGGCCGAATAAATTCTATAAAACCCTACCAGGAAAGCGGGAAATACATGGTCAAGCTGAGCGGCAAGGCCAAATTGATCGGACCGATCGTCCATTCGCCCGGGATTTCCATGCAAGGTCCCCGACTGGCAATAATGGAAAGATTAAAGAGAGCGCGGACTCTTGCCGAGGCTTTGTAG